From one Aptenodytes patagonicus chromosome 16, bAptPat1.pri.cur, whole genome shotgun sequence genomic stretch:
- the LLGL2 gene encoding LLGL scribble cell polarity complex component 2 isoform X9, giving the protein MRRFLRPGHDPVRERLKRDLFQFNKTVEHGFPHQPSALGYSPFLRLMAIGTRSGAIKLYGAPGVEFMGLHEENNTVMQIRFIPDQCQLVTLLDDNSLHLWSLKQHSGASELREEHRFTLKGPPGSPPSATQITAVLPHSSRELLYLGTESGNIFVVELPSFRVLEDRTITSEAVLQRVPEDYCNRRLCELVEALQEHPKNPDQILIGYSRGLIVLWDLQNNKVTHHFLGSQQLENLYWQRDGSKFISCHYDGSYTQWPVSSDNRQPEPLENLVPYGPFPCKAISKIYWQTTKNGLPYIIFQGGMPRASYGDRHSISVVHGSQQTAFDFTSRVIDFFIIFSSEPTAEFDDPSAMVVLAEEELVVIDLKTAGWPAVHPPYLASLHCSAITCSHHVSNIPLKLWERIISAGSKQNIHYSNMPWPIDGGSNIAPDPPQRDLLLTGHEDGTVRFWDASGVCLHLLYKLSTVRVFLTDADPNDNMNTLGEDEWPPLRKVGTFDPYSDDPRLGIQKIYLCKYSGYLAVAGTAGQVLVMELNDEDAEHVVDHAEADLLQDQEGYRWKGHEKLKTREGPVRFEAGFQPFVLVQCQPPAVVTSLALHSEWKLVAFGTSHGFGLFDHQQKRLVFVKCTLHPSDQLALEGPLSRVKSLKKSLRQSFRRIRRSRVSSRKRRGGSGNASEVQEANAKFDQDALQEMELAPVQRKIEARSAEDSFTGFVRTLYFADTFLRDSSRHCPSLWAGTNGGTVYAFCLRVPPAERRVDEPVRAEQAKEIQLMHRAPVVGILVLDGRSTPLPEPLEVAHDLSKSPDMQGSHQLLVVSEEQFKVFTLPKVSSKLKLKLTALEGCRVRKVMVANFGSCKTDDYSENDLAVLTNLGDIQIISLPFLKLQIRYPCIRKEDVSGIASCVFTKYGQGFYLISPSEFERFSLSTKWLVEPRCVVDMPEVTSNNHVHNKSSVENAVRKSRGSGRSSGDYGEDERKSGRLMEHALLNDEKVLKEIQSTLEGGRGRRDHIPTSQRNRTLSIRIQELCRKKFGKKSIRTWTK; this is encoded by the exons ACCGTGGAACATGGATTTCCCCATCAACCCAGTGCACTGGGCTATAGCCCATTTCTCCGCCTTATGGCCATTGGAACGCGATCAGGAGCCATCAAACT ATACGGTGCTCCTGGGGTGGAGTTCATGGGTTTACATGAAGAAAACAATACTGTAATGCAAATTCGCTTTATACCTGATCAG TGCCAGCTGGTGACATTGCTAGATGATAACAGCTTGCATCTCTGGAGCCTGAAGCAGCACAGTGGGGCATCTGAGCTGCGGGAGGAGCACCGCTTCACGTTGAAAGGGCCACCTGG GTCTCCACCAAGTGCCACACAGATAACAGCTGTCCTTCCCCATTCCTCACGGGAACTCCTGTATCTTGGCACAGAGAGTGGCAACATCTTTGTGGTGGAGCTTCCGTCATTCAGAGTGCTAGAGGACAGGACCATAACCTCTGAGGCTGTGCTGCAGCG GGTACCAGAAGATTACTGTAACAGGCGATTATGTGAATTGGTGGAAGCCCTTCAGGAGCATCCTAAGAACCCTGACCAGATCCTGATTGGATACAGCAGGGGCTTGATTGTCCTCTGGGACCTGCAGAATAACAAAGTGACACACCATTTCCTGGGCAGCCAG CAACTGGAGAACCTCTACTGGCAGAGGGATGGCAGTAAATTCATTAGTTGTCACTATGATGGAAGTTACACCCAGTGGCCAGTATCCAGTGACAACAGGCAGCCTGAGCCTCTGGAAAACCTTGTGCCTTATG GTCCTTTTCCTTGCAAGGCCATCTCCAAGATCTACtggcaaacaacaaaaaatgg GCTTCCTTACATTATATTCCAAGGAGGGATGCCCCGGGCTAGCTATGGTGACCGGCACAGTATCTCTGTTGTCCATGGCAGTCAGCAAACAGCCTTTGACTTCACGTCACGGGTGATAGACTTCTTTATAATCTTCAGTTCAGAGCCTACTGCAG AGTTTGATGACCCTTCTGCTATGGTGGTGCTGGCAGAAGAAGAGCTGGTAGTTATAGACTTGAAAACTGCAGGCTGGCCAGCAGTCCATCCTCCATACCTGGCTTCTCTCCATTGCTCAGCCATCACCTGCTCACACCATGTCTCCAACATCCCACTGAAACTGTGGGAGAGGATTATCAGTGCTGGGAGCAAGCAGAACATTCACTACTCAAATATG CCATGGCCGATTGATGGTGGCAGCAACATAGCTCCAGATCCTCCACAGAGGGACTTGCTTCTGACAGG GCATGAAGATGGCACTGTGCGGTTTTGGGATGCATCTGGTGTCTGCTTACATCTCCTTTATAAGCTAAGCACAGTGAGAGTATTTCTCACAGATGCTGATCCCAATGACAATATGAACACCCTGGGTGAGGACGAATGGCCTCCACTTCGCAAG GTTGGTACCTTCGACCCTTATAGTGATGATCCTAGGCTTGGGATCCAGAAGATCTACCTGTGTAAATACAGCGGATACTTGGCTGTAGCTGGTACAGCAGGACAG GTACTGGTGATGGAACTGAATGACGAAGATGCAGAACATGTTGTGGACCATGCTGAAGCAGATCTTCTGCAGGACCAGGAAGGCTATCGATGGAAAGGTCACGAGAAACTAAAGACTCGAGAGGGACCTGTTCGATTTGAAGCTGGTTTTCAGCCGTTTGTCCTTGTACAATGTCAACCACCAGCTGTGGTCACCTCATTGGCCCTTCACTCTGAATGGAAGCTTGTGGCCTTTGGTACCAGTCACGGTTTTGGGCTTTTTGACCACCAGCAGAAACGACTGGTCTTTGTCAA GTGTACACTGCACCCCAGTGACCAGTTGGCCTTAGAAGGCCCACTGTCTCGGGTGAAATCCTTGAAGAAGTCCCTCCGTCAATCATTCAGGCGGATCAGAAGAAGCCGGGTGTCCAGTAGAAAGCGACGAGGAGGTAGTGGAAATGCCTCAGAG GTGCAAGAAGCAAATGCCAAATTTGACCAAGACGCATTGCAGGAAATGGAATTGGCTCCAGTCCAGCGGAAGATTGAAGCCCGGTCTGCAGAAGACTCTTTCACTGGCTTTGTGCGCACCTTATATTTTGCTGATACCTTCTTGAGAGACA GCTCCCGCCACTGCCCGTCCTTGTGGGCAGGCACCAATGGAGGTACAGTCTACGCCTTCTGTTTACGTGTTCCTCCAGCAGAGAGGAGGGTGGATGAACCTGTCAGGGCAGAGCAGG CCAAAGAGATTCAGCTGATGCACAGGGCTCCTGTTGTGGGTATACTTGTCTTGGATGGACGCAGCACTCCCCTCCCAGAACCTCTAGAAGTAGCACATGACCTTTCTAAGAGTCCTGATATGCAAGGCAGCCATCAACTGTTGGTGGTGTCTGAAGAGCAATTTAAG GTATTCACATTACCCAAGGTTAGCTCCAAACTGAAGCTCAAGCTGACAGCCCTGGAAGGCTGTAGGGTACGAAAGGTGATGGTTGCTAACTTTGGCAGCTGCAAGACTGACGATTACAGCGAAAATGACCTGGCTGTCCTGACTAACCTGGGAGACATTCAGATCATCTCACTACCCTTTCTCAAGTTACAGATCCGCTACCCTTGCATCCGCAAAGAGGATGTGAGCGGCATTGCATCCTGTGTCTTCACCAAATATGGCCAAG GTTTCTATCTGATCTCACCATCGGAGTTTGAGAGGTTTTCCCTTTCTACCAAATGGTTAGTGGAGCCCCGGTGTGTTGTGGACATGCCAGAAGTTACAAGCAACAATCATGTGCACAACAAGTCTAGCGTGGAGAATGCTGTGAGAAAATCCAG GGGATCAGGAAGGAGTTCAGGTGACTATGGAGAAGACG AAAGGAAGTCTGGGAGGCTGATGGAACATGCCTTACTCAATGACGAAA AAGTCCTGAAGGAGATCCAGAGTACTCTTGAAGGGGGCAGAGG CAGGAGAGATCACATTCCCACATCCCAAAGGAACAGGACTCTGAGTATTCGCATACAG GAGCTATGCAGAAAGAAATTTGGCAAGAAGTCCATTAGGACATGGACTAAGTAA
- the LLGL2 gene encoding LLGL scribble cell polarity complex component 2 isoform X2 — protein MARAGRSSYAKDFWCQDTTVRKMRRFLRPGHDPVRERLKRDLFQFNKTVEHGFPHQPSALGYSPFLRLMAIGTRSGAIKLYGAPGVEFMGLHEENNTVMQIRFIPDQCQLVTLLDDNSLHLWSLKQHSGASELREEHRFTLKGPPGSPPSATQITAVLPHSSRELLYLGTESGNIFVVELPSFRVLEDRTITSEAVLQRVPEDYCNRRLCELVEALQEHPKNPDQILIGYSRGLIVLWDLQNNKVTHHFLGSQQLENLYWQRDGSKFISCHYDGSYTQWPVSSDNRQPEPLENLVPYGPFPCKAISKIYWQTTKNGLPYIIFQGGMPRASYGDRHSISVVHGSQQTAFDFTSRVIDFFIIFSSEPTAEFDDPSAMVVLAEEELVVIDLKTAGWPAVHPPYLASLHCSAITCSHHVSNIPLKLWERIISAGSKQNIHYSNMPWPIDGGSNIAPDPPQRDLLLTGHEDGTVRFWDASGVCLHLLYKLSTVRVFLTDADPNDNMNTLGEDEWPPLRKVGTFDPYSDDPRLGIQKIYLCKYSGYLAVAGTAGQVLVMELNDEDAEHVVDHAEADLLQDQEGYRWKGHEKLKTREGPVRFEAGFQPFVLVQCQPPAVVTSLALHSEWKLVAFGTSHGFGLFDHQQKRLVFVKCTLHPSDQLALEGPLSRVKSLKKSLRQSFRRIRRSRVSSRKRRGGSGNASEVQEANAKFDQDALQEMELAPVQRKIEARSAEDSFTGFVRTLYFADTFLRDSSRHCPSLWAGTNGGTVYAFCLRVPPAERRVDEPVRAEQAKEIQLMHRAPVVGILVLDGRSTPLPEPLEVAHDLSKSPDMQGSHQLLVVSEEQFKVFTLPKVSSKLKLKLTALEGCRVRKVMVANFGSCKTDDYSENDLAVLTNLGDIQIISLPFLKLQIRYPCIRKEDVSGIASCVFTKYGQGFYLISPSEFERFSLSTKWLVEPRCVVDMPEVTSNNHVHNKSSVENAVRKSRGSGRSSGDYGEDERKSGRLMEHALLNDEKVLKEIQSTLEGGRGRDHIPTSQRNRTLSIRIQELCRKKFGKKSIRTWTK, from the exons ACCGTGGAACATGGATTTCCCCATCAACCCAGTGCACTGGGCTATAGCCCATTTCTCCGCCTTATGGCCATTGGAACGCGATCAGGAGCCATCAAACT ATACGGTGCTCCTGGGGTGGAGTTCATGGGTTTACATGAAGAAAACAATACTGTAATGCAAATTCGCTTTATACCTGATCAG TGCCAGCTGGTGACATTGCTAGATGATAACAGCTTGCATCTCTGGAGCCTGAAGCAGCACAGTGGGGCATCTGAGCTGCGGGAGGAGCACCGCTTCACGTTGAAAGGGCCACCTGG GTCTCCACCAAGTGCCACACAGATAACAGCTGTCCTTCCCCATTCCTCACGGGAACTCCTGTATCTTGGCACAGAGAGTGGCAACATCTTTGTGGTGGAGCTTCCGTCATTCAGAGTGCTAGAGGACAGGACCATAACCTCTGAGGCTGTGCTGCAGCG GGTACCAGAAGATTACTGTAACAGGCGATTATGTGAATTGGTGGAAGCCCTTCAGGAGCATCCTAAGAACCCTGACCAGATCCTGATTGGATACAGCAGGGGCTTGATTGTCCTCTGGGACCTGCAGAATAACAAAGTGACACACCATTTCCTGGGCAGCCAG CAACTGGAGAACCTCTACTGGCAGAGGGATGGCAGTAAATTCATTAGTTGTCACTATGATGGAAGTTACACCCAGTGGCCAGTATCCAGTGACAACAGGCAGCCTGAGCCTCTGGAAAACCTTGTGCCTTATG GTCCTTTTCCTTGCAAGGCCATCTCCAAGATCTACtggcaaacaacaaaaaatgg GCTTCCTTACATTATATTCCAAGGAGGGATGCCCCGGGCTAGCTATGGTGACCGGCACAGTATCTCTGTTGTCCATGGCAGTCAGCAAACAGCCTTTGACTTCACGTCACGGGTGATAGACTTCTTTATAATCTTCAGTTCAGAGCCTACTGCAG AGTTTGATGACCCTTCTGCTATGGTGGTGCTGGCAGAAGAAGAGCTGGTAGTTATAGACTTGAAAACTGCAGGCTGGCCAGCAGTCCATCCTCCATACCTGGCTTCTCTCCATTGCTCAGCCATCACCTGCTCACACCATGTCTCCAACATCCCACTGAAACTGTGGGAGAGGATTATCAGTGCTGGGAGCAAGCAGAACATTCACTACTCAAATATG CCATGGCCGATTGATGGTGGCAGCAACATAGCTCCAGATCCTCCACAGAGGGACTTGCTTCTGACAGG GCATGAAGATGGCACTGTGCGGTTTTGGGATGCATCTGGTGTCTGCTTACATCTCCTTTATAAGCTAAGCACAGTGAGAGTATTTCTCACAGATGCTGATCCCAATGACAATATGAACACCCTGGGTGAGGACGAATGGCCTCCACTTCGCAAG GTTGGTACCTTCGACCCTTATAGTGATGATCCTAGGCTTGGGATCCAGAAGATCTACCTGTGTAAATACAGCGGATACTTGGCTGTAGCTGGTACAGCAGGACAG GTACTGGTGATGGAACTGAATGACGAAGATGCAGAACATGTTGTGGACCATGCTGAAGCAGATCTTCTGCAGGACCAGGAAGGCTATCGATGGAAAGGTCACGAGAAACTAAAGACTCGAGAGGGACCTGTTCGATTTGAAGCTGGTTTTCAGCCGTTTGTCCTTGTACAATGTCAACCACCAGCTGTGGTCACCTCATTGGCCCTTCACTCTGAATGGAAGCTTGTGGCCTTTGGTACCAGTCACGGTTTTGGGCTTTTTGACCACCAGCAGAAACGACTGGTCTTTGTCAA GTGTACACTGCACCCCAGTGACCAGTTGGCCTTAGAAGGCCCACTGTCTCGGGTGAAATCCTTGAAGAAGTCCCTCCGTCAATCATTCAGGCGGATCAGAAGAAGCCGGGTGTCCAGTAGAAAGCGACGAGGAGGTAGTGGAAATGCCTCAGAG GTGCAAGAAGCAAATGCCAAATTTGACCAAGACGCATTGCAGGAAATGGAATTGGCTCCAGTCCAGCGGAAGATTGAAGCCCGGTCTGCAGAAGACTCTTTCACTGGCTTTGTGCGCACCTTATATTTTGCTGATACCTTCTTGAGAGACA GCTCCCGCCACTGCCCGTCCTTGTGGGCAGGCACCAATGGAGGTACAGTCTACGCCTTCTGTTTACGTGTTCCTCCAGCAGAGAGGAGGGTGGATGAACCTGTCAGGGCAGAGCAGG CCAAAGAGATTCAGCTGATGCACAGGGCTCCTGTTGTGGGTATACTTGTCTTGGATGGACGCAGCACTCCCCTCCCAGAACCTCTAGAAGTAGCACATGACCTTTCTAAGAGTCCTGATATGCAAGGCAGCCATCAACTGTTGGTGGTGTCTGAAGAGCAATTTAAG GTATTCACATTACCCAAGGTTAGCTCCAAACTGAAGCTCAAGCTGACAGCCCTGGAAGGCTGTAGGGTACGAAAGGTGATGGTTGCTAACTTTGGCAGCTGCAAGACTGACGATTACAGCGAAAATGACCTGGCTGTCCTGACTAACCTGGGAGACATTCAGATCATCTCACTACCCTTTCTCAAGTTACAGATCCGCTACCCTTGCATCCGCAAAGAGGATGTGAGCGGCATTGCATCCTGTGTCTTCACCAAATATGGCCAAG GTTTCTATCTGATCTCACCATCGGAGTTTGAGAGGTTTTCCCTTTCTACCAAATGGTTAGTGGAGCCCCGGTGTGTTGTGGACATGCCAGAAGTTACAAGCAACAATCATGTGCACAACAAGTCTAGCGTGGAGAATGCTGTGAGAAAATCCAG GGGATCAGGAAGGAGTTCAGGTGACTATGGAGAAGACG AAAGGAAGTCTGGGAGGCTGATGGAACATGCCTTACTCAATGACGAAA AAGTCCTGAAGGAGATCCAGAGTACTCTTGAAGGGGGCAGAGG GAGAGATCACATTCCCACATCCCAAAGGAACAGGACTCTGAGTATTCGCATACAG GAGCTATGCAGAAAGAAATTTGGCAAGAAGTCCATTAGGACATGGACTAAGTAA
- the LLGL2 gene encoding LLGL scribble cell polarity complex component 2 isoform X1, with protein sequence MARAGRSSYAKDFWCQDTTVRKMRRFLRPGHDPVRERLKRDLFQFNKTVEHGFPHQPSALGYSPFLRLMAIGTRSGAIKLYGAPGVEFMGLHEENNTVMQIRFIPDQCQLVTLLDDNSLHLWSLKQHSGASELREEHRFTLKGPPGSPPSATQITAVLPHSSRELLYLGTESGNIFVVELPSFRVLEDRTITSEAVLQRVPEDYCNRRLCELVEALQEHPKNPDQILIGYSRGLIVLWDLQNNKVTHHFLGSQQLENLYWQRDGSKFISCHYDGSYTQWPVSSDNRQPEPLENLVPYGPFPCKAISKIYWQTTKNGLPYIIFQGGMPRASYGDRHSISVVHGSQQTAFDFTSRVIDFFIIFSSEPTAEFDDPSAMVVLAEEELVVIDLKTAGWPAVHPPYLASLHCSAITCSHHVSNIPLKLWERIISAGSKQNIHYSNMPWPIDGGSNIAPDPPQRDLLLTGHEDGTVRFWDASGVCLHLLYKLSTVRVFLTDADPNDNMNTLGEDEWPPLRKVGTFDPYSDDPRLGIQKIYLCKYSGYLAVAGTAGQVLVMELNDEDAEHVVDHAEADLLQDQEGYRWKGHEKLKTREGPVRFEAGFQPFVLVQCQPPAVVTSLALHSEWKLVAFGTSHGFGLFDHQQKRLVFVKCTLHPSDQLALEGPLSRVKSLKKSLRQSFRRIRRSRVSSRKRRGGSGNASEVQEANAKFDQDALQEMELAPVQRKIEARSAEDSFTGFVRTLYFADTFLRDSSRHCPSLWAGTNGGTVYAFCLRVPPAERRVDEPVRAEQAKEIQLMHRAPVVGILVLDGRSTPLPEPLEVAHDLSKSPDMQGSHQLLVVSEEQFKVFTLPKVSSKLKLKLTALEGCRVRKVMVANFGSCKTDDYSENDLAVLTNLGDIQIISLPFLKLQIRYPCIRKEDVSGIASCVFTKYGQGFYLISPSEFERFSLSTKWLVEPRCVVDMPEVTSNNHVHNKSSVENAVRKSRGSGRSSGDYGEDERKSGRLMEHALLNDEKVLKEIQSTLEGGRGRRDHIPTSQRNRTLSIRIQELCRKKFGKKSIRTWTK encoded by the exons ACCGTGGAACATGGATTTCCCCATCAACCCAGTGCACTGGGCTATAGCCCATTTCTCCGCCTTATGGCCATTGGAACGCGATCAGGAGCCATCAAACT ATACGGTGCTCCTGGGGTGGAGTTCATGGGTTTACATGAAGAAAACAATACTGTAATGCAAATTCGCTTTATACCTGATCAG TGCCAGCTGGTGACATTGCTAGATGATAACAGCTTGCATCTCTGGAGCCTGAAGCAGCACAGTGGGGCATCTGAGCTGCGGGAGGAGCACCGCTTCACGTTGAAAGGGCCACCTGG GTCTCCACCAAGTGCCACACAGATAACAGCTGTCCTTCCCCATTCCTCACGGGAACTCCTGTATCTTGGCACAGAGAGTGGCAACATCTTTGTGGTGGAGCTTCCGTCATTCAGAGTGCTAGAGGACAGGACCATAACCTCTGAGGCTGTGCTGCAGCG GGTACCAGAAGATTACTGTAACAGGCGATTATGTGAATTGGTGGAAGCCCTTCAGGAGCATCCTAAGAACCCTGACCAGATCCTGATTGGATACAGCAGGGGCTTGATTGTCCTCTGGGACCTGCAGAATAACAAAGTGACACACCATTTCCTGGGCAGCCAG CAACTGGAGAACCTCTACTGGCAGAGGGATGGCAGTAAATTCATTAGTTGTCACTATGATGGAAGTTACACCCAGTGGCCAGTATCCAGTGACAACAGGCAGCCTGAGCCTCTGGAAAACCTTGTGCCTTATG GTCCTTTTCCTTGCAAGGCCATCTCCAAGATCTACtggcaaacaacaaaaaatgg GCTTCCTTACATTATATTCCAAGGAGGGATGCCCCGGGCTAGCTATGGTGACCGGCACAGTATCTCTGTTGTCCATGGCAGTCAGCAAACAGCCTTTGACTTCACGTCACGGGTGATAGACTTCTTTATAATCTTCAGTTCAGAGCCTACTGCAG AGTTTGATGACCCTTCTGCTATGGTGGTGCTGGCAGAAGAAGAGCTGGTAGTTATAGACTTGAAAACTGCAGGCTGGCCAGCAGTCCATCCTCCATACCTGGCTTCTCTCCATTGCTCAGCCATCACCTGCTCACACCATGTCTCCAACATCCCACTGAAACTGTGGGAGAGGATTATCAGTGCTGGGAGCAAGCAGAACATTCACTACTCAAATATG CCATGGCCGATTGATGGTGGCAGCAACATAGCTCCAGATCCTCCACAGAGGGACTTGCTTCTGACAGG GCATGAAGATGGCACTGTGCGGTTTTGGGATGCATCTGGTGTCTGCTTACATCTCCTTTATAAGCTAAGCACAGTGAGAGTATTTCTCACAGATGCTGATCCCAATGACAATATGAACACCCTGGGTGAGGACGAATGGCCTCCACTTCGCAAG GTTGGTACCTTCGACCCTTATAGTGATGATCCTAGGCTTGGGATCCAGAAGATCTACCTGTGTAAATACAGCGGATACTTGGCTGTAGCTGGTACAGCAGGACAG GTACTGGTGATGGAACTGAATGACGAAGATGCAGAACATGTTGTGGACCATGCTGAAGCAGATCTTCTGCAGGACCAGGAAGGCTATCGATGGAAAGGTCACGAGAAACTAAAGACTCGAGAGGGACCTGTTCGATTTGAAGCTGGTTTTCAGCCGTTTGTCCTTGTACAATGTCAACCACCAGCTGTGGTCACCTCATTGGCCCTTCACTCTGAATGGAAGCTTGTGGCCTTTGGTACCAGTCACGGTTTTGGGCTTTTTGACCACCAGCAGAAACGACTGGTCTTTGTCAA GTGTACACTGCACCCCAGTGACCAGTTGGCCTTAGAAGGCCCACTGTCTCGGGTGAAATCCTTGAAGAAGTCCCTCCGTCAATCATTCAGGCGGATCAGAAGAAGCCGGGTGTCCAGTAGAAAGCGACGAGGAGGTAGTGGAAATGCCTCAGAG GTGCAAGAAGCAAATGCCAAATTTGACCAAGACGCATTGCAGGAAATGGAATTGGCTCCAGTCCAGCGGAAGATTGAAGCCCGGTCTGCAGAAGACTCTTTCACTGGCTTTGTGCGCACCTTATATTTTGCTGATACCTTCTTGAGAGACA GCTCCCGCCACTGCCCGTCCTTGTGGGCAGGCACCAATGGAGGTACAGTCTACGCCTTCTGTTTACGTGTTCCTCCAGCAGAGAGGAGGGTGGATGAACCTGTCAGGGCAGAGCAGG CCAAAGAGATTCAGCTGATGCACAGGGCTCCTGTTGTGGGTATACTTGTCTTGGATGGACGCAGCACTCCCCTCCCAGAACCTCTAGAAGTAGCACATGACCTTTCTAAGAGTCCTGATATGCAAGGCAGCCATCAACTGTTGGTGGTGTCTGAAGAGCAATTTAAG GTATTCACATTACCCAAGGTTAGCTCCAAACTGAAGCTCAAGCTGACAGCCCTGGAAGGCTGTAGGGTACGAAAGGTGATGGTTGCTAACTTTGGCAGCTGCAAGACTGACGATTACAGCGAAAATGACCTGGCTGTCCTGACTAACCTGGGAGACATTCAGATCATCTCACTACCCTTTCTCAAGTTACAGATCCGCTACCCTTGCATCCGCAAAGAGGATGTGAGCGGCATTGCATCCTGTGTCTTCACCAAATATGGCCAAG GTTTCTATCTGATCTCACCATCGGAGTTTGAGAGGTTTTCCCTTTCTACCAAATGGTTAGTGGAGCCCCGGTGTGTTGTGGACATGCCAGAAGTTACAAGCAACAATCATGTGCACAACAAGTCTAGCGTGGAGAATGCTGTGAGAAAATCCAG GGGATCAGGAAGGAGTTCAGGTGACTATGGAGAAGACG AAAGGAAGTCTGGGAGGCTGATGGAACATGCCTTACTCAATGACGAAA AAGTCCTGAAGGAGATCCAGAGTACTCTTGAAGGGGGCAGAGG CAGGAGAGATCACATTCCCACATCCCAAAGGAACAGGACTCTGAGTATTCGCATACAG GAGCTATGCAGAAAGAAATTTGGCAAGAAGTCCATTAGGACATGGACTAAGTAA